From the Chitinophagales bacterium genome, the window CAGTATTGTGGCTTTGTTGCTTACCTTGGTTTTGTTGTTTGCTTTTCAGGGGCCAAATATTCTCAATAACCCCTTGATCATTGTGTTGATTGCCGTACCCTTGATTATCCAAACCTATTTTATCTTTTTTATCGTATGGTTTGCCGGCAAAAAACTAAAGCTCTCCCATGCCATTTGTGCTCCTGCTTCTATGATTGGCGCAAGCAATTTCTTTGAGCTGGCAGTAGCTGTAGCCATTGCATTATTTGGAATGCAGAGCCCCGCAGCTTTGGTAACAGTAGTTGGGGTTTTGGTTGAAGTCCCGGTAATGTTGTCTTTGGTGGCATTGGCCAATAGGTGGAAGTATTGATGGGTTTGCAAACACAACTATCAAACTCAGATCAACATAATTATATTTAAAGCAAAAAAAGAACAGCGGTTGAAAGCCTATATCTGTAAATTCGATTAAATTTATTCCAATTTTTAAAATTTTATTTCGATATTTGGAATTAAATCTTGTGTTTACATTATAAAAATTACTGGAAGTTTAAGCCATGCGTATTGTTACCTACAAAAAGATTAAGGAATTTTCAGAATCTCACGCTGATGCTGAAACACCTTTAAACTTTTGGTATCACACTGTAAAGGCAATGAATTGGGAAAACATCAATGATTTAAGACAGGATTTTAATAGTGTTGATTATGTGGGGAACCACCGTTTTGTGTTCAATATCAAAGGGAACAAATACAGGCTAGTTGCCATTATTTCATTCAATGCCAGGAAAGTTTATATCCGATTTATAGGCACGCATTCGAAATATGACAAGATTAAGGATATCAAAAATATCTAACAATGATACAAACAGAAAAAGAATACAAGGCCATTGTTGAAAGAGTGGAAGAGCTACTGCAAAACCCTGACAATATAGAAACTAAGGACTCCAAGGGATATGTGGAGTTAAACTTATTGTCTGACCTTGTAGCAGATTTTGAAGAAAAATATCATCCGGTTAAAAAGCCTACTCTTGCTGATGTTATAAAATTACGCATGGCTGAAATGGGCTTGAACCAAAAACGCTTGTCCGAACTTCTTGGAATCAGTACTTCAAGGGTAAGCGAGTACCTGAATGGAAAAAGCGAACCCACTTTAAAAGTGGCAAGACAAATAAGCATTAAATTGGGTATAGATGCTTCTATTGTCTTAGGAGTGTAGCTATTCATCCAAATTCAAACAATTAACTTTACATAGCCTCCCTTACAATCTCACTCACAATTTTGCTTTGGCTCATGGTATAAAAATGCAGACAGGGAATTCCCGCTTTTACCAATTCCTTTGATTGATTGATACACCATTCCTTTCCAACTTGTTCTACGGCTTTATCGTCCTTGCATTTTTCAATTTCCAATTCCAATTCATCTGGAATATCCACATGGAAAATACTGGGGATTACCGTTGTTTGTCGCCTTTTGGTCAAGGGTTTGAGCCCAGGGATAATCGGTACATTGATGTCCATTTCCCTGCAAGCCTTTACAAACTCAAAAAACTTTTCATTGTCAAAAAACATCTGAGTCATAATGAAATTGGCACCCATCTCTACCTTTTTCTTCAAATGCTTCAGGTCGGTATTCATATTGGGTGCTTCAAAATGCTTTTCAGGATATCCACCCACACCAATGCAAAAATCAGTTTCTATGGCATTGGCCAAATCTTCTTCCAAATAAATGCCCTTATTCATATTGGCAATTTGCTTCACCAAATCAGAAGAATAGGCATGCCCCCCGGTTTCAGGTGTAAATCGCGCTTCCGATTTTGCGGCATCGCCTCGAATGGCCAGCACATTTTTTACGCCCAGAAAATGCAAATCGATCAACGCATCCTCTGTTTCTTCCACTGAAAAACCACCACAAGTCAAATGTGGCACAGCCTGTACGCCATATTTATTCATGATGGCCGCACAAATGCCCACCGTTCCCGGTCTTTTGCGCGTAATTACTTTTTTAAAAAAACCACCGGGCATTTTTTTGTAAATATATTCCGACCTGTGATAGGTGACATTGATAAAAGGCGGATTGAATTCCATCAATCGATCCAGTGAATTATATATAGATTCTATTCCCCTCCCCTTCATGGGCGGCAGTAACTCAAAGGAAACGGGCGTTTTATCTCCATCTTTTTTTCTCAGGTATTCAGTAATCTTCATGCTTTTATTTTAATGCGAAGAAATGCATTATAAATCAAAAATTTCTGTGAAAATAGAAAATGAACAGATTAAACTTTACATTTGCCCCAATTGTTCTAAGAATAATTTTTATCAAGAAAGGTGGAGGGATATGGCCCTGTGAAACCTTGGCAACCTGAATAAATCAAGGTGCCAATTCCATCCCGCAGTATCGGGAAAGATAATAGATAAGCATCTGTTGAATCTCTTCCTGAATTGCGGGCAAGAGATTTTTTTTATTTTAAAAAGGAAATAAAGCAGATGAACATTAAAGAAATCCTCAAAAATCGCATACTCGTACTCGATGGCGCAATGGGAACAATGATTCAGCGACACAAGCTGGAAGAGGAAGATTTTCGGGGAGAAAGATTCAAAGACCATCCTTCCTCTTTGAAAGGCAATAATGATTTGCTCTCCATTTCCCAGCCGGATATTATCAAAGGCATTCATGCTGCTTATTTTGAATCAGGAGCCGATATTGCGGAGACCAATACTTTCAGCAGTACTTCTATTGCGCAAGCAGATTATCAATTGGAAAATTTGGCTTATGAGCTGAATTACGAATCGGCTAAAATCGCCCGGGAAGTAGCAGATGAGTTTACCGCTAAAAATCCTGACAAACCGAGATTTGTAGCTGGTTCCATTGGCCCGACCAACAGAACCGCCTCTCTTTCGCCAGATGTGAATGATCCCGGATTTAGGGCCATCACTTTTGATGAATTGGTAGAAGCATATATTGAGCAAATAAAAGGATTGGCAGAAGGCGGTGCGGATATTTTATTGGTAGAAACAGTGTTCGACACCCTAAATGCAAAAGCAGCACTTTTTGCCATTCAGCAATATTTTGAAGACAGCGGAAAAGAGCTGCCCATTATGGTTTCGGGCACAATTACCGACCAAAGCGGCAGAACGCTATCCGGCCAAACGACTGAAGCCTTTTTGATTTCCATTTCGCATGTGCCTCTGCTGAGCGTGGGCTTGAATTGTGCACTGGGCGCAAAACAACTCCGCCCCTATTTGCAAATTCTGGACAAAAACTCAGAATTTTTCGTGAGTGCACATCCCAATGCCGGATTGCCCAATGAATTTGGCGAATACGATGAAACACCGGAATTGATGGCCAATCAAATCAAAACATTTCTGGACGAAAATTTGGTAAATATAATTGGTGGCTGTTGCGGCACCACACCGGAACACATCAAAGCCATTGCGGATTTGGCCGCCCAATACCAACCCAGACCATTACCTGAAGAAAAAGCATTGACAGCGTGAGTAAAATATTTTCCCCATTAAAATTAAGCGGATTAGAGCCATTGGTTTTAAATCCAGATTCCAATTTTGTAAATATTGGTGAGCGTACCAATGTTACCGGATCTCGCAAATTTTTGCGCTTGATAAAGGCCGGTTATTTTGATGAAGCCCTGACTGTCGCACTCGATCAAGTGGAAGGTGGCGCGCAGATTTTGGACGTAAATATGGACGAGGGTATGATCGATGGCAAAGAGGCCATGGTCAAATTCCTAAACCTGATTGCCTCCGAACCGGATATTTCACGCATTCCCGTTATGATAGATTCTTCCAAGTGGGAAATCATAGAAGCGGGACTGAAATGTGTACAGGGAAAAGCAGTGGTCAATTCTATTTCGATGAAAGAGGGCGAAGAAAAATTCATTGAACAGGCATCGCTCATTAAAAAATTCGGGGCTGCTACGGTGGTCATGGCTTTTGATAAAAAAGGACAGGCCGATACTTACCAGCGCAGAATTGAAATTTGCAAAAAGAGCTATGATATTCTTACGCAAAAAGTAAAATTTCCTGCCCAGGACATCATTTTTGATCCCAATATTTTTCCCATTGCTACGGGAATAGAGGAGCACAACAATTATGCTTTGGATTTTTTCAAAGCCACCAAATGGATCAAGGAAAATTTGCCAGGTGCGCATGTAAGCGGTGGCGTGAGCAATGTTTCATTCTCTTTTAGGGGAAACAATGCCGTGCGCGAAGCCATGCATTCCGCATTTTTGTACCATGCCATAAAAGCGGGAATGGATATGGGCATAGTAAATCCAACTATGTTGGAGGTGTATGACAATATTCCCAAGGATTTGCTGGAAAGAGTTGAGGATGTTTTGCTCAATAGACGGGATGATGCTACGGAACGCTTATTGGATTTTGCTGAAAGCTACAAAAGCGAAGGAAAAGTAAAAGTAAAAGATGATGCCTGGCGAAAAGAAAGCGTGGAAAAACGCCTGGAACACGCTTTGGTAAAAGGTGTTATAGAATTTATAGAAGCTGATATTGAAGAAGCCCGCCAAAAATTCGATCGCCCCATTCAGGTAATCGAGGGGCCATTGATGGATGGGATGAATGTGGTAGGTGATTTATTTGGCTCGGGGAAAATGTTTTTGCCCCAAGTCGTAAAGAGTGCGCGCGTAATGAAAAAAGGCGTGGCCTATCTGCTGCCGTTTATTGAGGCTGAGAAATCAGAAAAGCGACAAGCTGCCGGTAGAGTATTGATGGCCACCGTAAAGGGCGATGTGCACGATATTGGAAAAAATATTGTGGGCGTAGTTTTGGGTTGCAATAATTACGAAGTGATTGACATGGGCGTGATGGTTCCGCCCGAAAAAATATTGGCAGCCGCCAAAGAACACAATGTTGACATCATTGGGCTCAGCGGATTGATCACGCCATCCTTGGATGAAATGGTGCATTTGGCCAAAGAATTGCAAAAAGCAGATTTTGACATTCCCCTGCTGATAGGCGGAGCCACTACTTCAAAAATGCACACGGCCGTTAAAATTGAACAGAATTATCTGAACGCCCCTACCGTACATGTGCTGGATGCTTCCCGTTCCGTAACTGTTGTTGAGAGTCTATTGGCGCACAAAAAAGAGGCTTTTGTAAAAGCACTGAAAGCGGAATATGAAATGATGCGGGAACGGCACAAAAGTCAGCAGGAGACGAAAAACTATATCAGCCTTGAAAAAGCAAGAGGAAATAGAGTGGATATTGATTGGGAAGATAGCCAAATTGATGTACCTGATAATTTGCAGCAAATTGTTTTTGAGGATTTTGACTTAAAGGAAATCGCTGCCTATATCGACTGGACGCCTTTTTTCCAAACCTGGCAATTGAAAGGTCGCTATCCTAAAATATTTGAAGATGAAACCGTTGGGACTGAAGCCAAAAAACTCTTTGATGATGCACAGGATATGTTGCAAAAAATCATTGATGAAAAATGGTTGATTGCAAAGGCTACTTTTAAATTGTTTCCAGCCAATAGCGATGGCGATGATGTGATTGTTTATGCCGATGAAAACAGGGAGGAGGTTAAAACAAAATTGCATTTCCTTCGGCAACAAAATAAAAAGGCTGCCGGAAGACCCAATTTCTGTCTATCGGATTTTATTGCACCAAAGGACTCTGGCAAAGCAGATTATATTGGGGCTTTTGCCGTTACGGCAGGCTTGAATATTGACGCACAATTGGAAAAATACAAAGCCGATCACGATGATTACAACAGTATTTTACTAAAAGCACTGGCCGATCGATTGGCAGAAGCATTGGCAGAATTACTGCACTCAAAAGTGCGCAAGGAATACTGGGGCTATGACGGAAGCGAGCAACTCAGCAATGAAGATTTGATTCGCGAAAAATACAGGGGTATTCGTCCGGCACCGGGCTATCCCGCTTGTCCGGAGCATACCGAAAAAGGCACTTTGTGGAATTTGCTGGATGTTGAAAATAAAGTTGGTATTCAATTGACAGAAAGCTTTGCCATGTGGCCGGCAGCATCAGTGAGTGGATGGTACTTGGCGCATCCCGAAGCCAAATATTTTGGATTGGGAAAAATCGGAAAAGATCAGGTAGAGGACTATGCGCAGCGAAAAGGCTGGGATTTGGAAAAAGCCGAAAAGTGGTTGGCTCCTGTTTTGAATTATTAGATTTTCAATAGTAGGGGCACACGGTCGTGCTATTGAAAAAATCTCGGGTCAAGTCTGCCCTTGACGACAAGCAAACCCGCAAGGCATTAAAGGGATTTTAATTTTTTTTAGCAGATTCTTCCCTGATATAACTGGTAAACCAGACATTAAGCAATTAATTCTAATTCCCTGAATCCAATAAAGCGATTTAGATTACTTGGTTTTTCTTCTTCCATGCACATTTCTATAACTTCTTTAATGTTTTCTATCGCTTCATCTACTGTTTTTCCGTAGGAATGGCAGGCTTTAAAAACAGGGCAACTTACAATATACATACCATCTTCGTCAATTTCTACAAGTATAGGAAGGTGGATAGAATTTCCTTTTTTTATTGTCTTCATAAATTTATAGCTGATTGCTTTTTACCAAAAATCAATATTAAGCTTTAACCCTGAATTTTGCTTAGGGTTAAAACTACTTGCTAAAAGCCTTCAAAACCAATCTCAAAACCCGATATGCTGTTTGAAACCAGGAGCCTTCTCCTTCCGACAATTTTTCCAGATTAAAATTGCGCTGTACATAAGTATCCAGCAACTGTGCTGGTTTGAGTTCGTATTTCGCCAGCTCGTAATTATCTGAAAGTTTTTCTTCCAGAAATTCGTTTTCCAATTGCAGACGCATTCGCTGCAATTTCATATCCTGGTAATTTTTTATTTCGTGTATCGGGGGGAATGAATTTTCAGACATTTTATTGGTTTTTTTGAAACATTAAAGCAATCATCCAGCGCAGCATAGGCAGCTCTATCAGTTTTTTTCTAAAGGCATACAAGCCCAGTAAAATCAATAGCCAAACTCCGGCCATGATGATAAAACCCAGGGGCAAACTGTTTAGCAAATCTCCTATTTGCAAGGCAGCGGCCAATGATAGAAACAACAAAACGATATACCCGAGAAAGGTGAAAAAAAACGCAATGAGCAGGAAGGTATTTATTTTTGTAACACGCTCGGCCATGTCCAGTTTATAGGCATCCATTCGATTGCGGATGTAACGTTGCAGTAGTTCCTTGCTTTCGCTGCTGATGTCAACAATGTCTTTTCTCTTGCTCATGATTTATGCTTTAGCCTTGCTACTCTCTTTTTGGGATTTTTCGTCAGCTTTGGATTTGCTGTCCTTTTTACCCGAAAGCACATCGTTTTTTATCTCTTCAAAACTGTTCTTCATTTTGGTTTCTAGCTCGGCCTCCCAGTCGCTGATCTTTTCATTGAGTTGCCTGCGCTTTTCCTTTCCGGCTTTGGAATTGATGTAAAGGCCTGTTGCCACTCCTACGGCCAT encodes:
- a CDS encoding type II toxin-antitoxin system HigB family toxin; translated protein: MRIVTYKKIKEFSESHADAETPLNFWYHTVKAMNWENINDLRQDFNSVDYVGNHRFVFNIKGNKYRLVAIISFNARKVYIRFIGTHSKYDKIKDIKNI
- a CDS encoding helix-turn-helix domain-containing protein; this encodes MIQTEKEYKAIVERVEELLQNPDNIETKDSKGYVELNLLSDLVADFEEKYHPVKKPTLADVIKLRMAEMGLNQKRLSELLGISTSRVSEYLNGKSEPTLKVARQISIKLGIDASIVLGV
- the metF gene encoding methylenetetrahydrofolate reductase [NAD(P)H]; translation: MKITEYLRKKDGDKTPVSFELLPPMKGRGIESIYNSLDRLMEFNPPFINVTYHRSEYIYKKMPGGFFKKVITRKRPGTVGICAAIMNKYGVQAVPHLTCGGFSVEETEDALIDLHFLGVKNVLAIRGDAAKSEARFTPETGGHAYSSDLVKQIANMNKGIYLEEDLANAIETDFCIGVGGYPEKHFEAPNMNTDLKHLKKKVEMGANFIMTQMFFDNEKFFEFVKACREMDINVPIIPGLKPLTKRRQTTVIPSIFHVDIPDELELEIEKCKDDKAVEQVGKEWCINQSKELVKAGIPCLHFYTMSQSKIVSEIVREAM
- a CDS encoding homocysteine S-methyltransferase family protein, producing MNIKEILKNRILVLDGAMGTMIQRHKLEEEDFRGERFKDHPSSLKGNNDLLSISQPDIIKGIHAAYFESGADIAETNTFSSTSIAQADYQLENLAYELNYESAKIAREVADEFTAKNPDKPRFVAGSIGPTNRTASLSPDVNDPGFRAITFDELVEAYIEQIKGLAEGGADILLVETVFDTLNAKAALFAIQQYFEDSGKELPIMVSGTITDQSGRTLSGQTTEAFLISISHVPLLSVGLNCALGAKQLRPYLQILDKNSEFFVSAHPNAGLPNEFGEYDETPELMANQIKTFLDENLVNIIGGCCGTTPEHIKAIADLAAQYQPRPLPEEKALTA
- the metH gene encoding methionine synthase — translated: MSKIFSPLKLSGLEPLVLNPDSNFVNIGERTNVTGSRKFLRLIKAGYFDEALTVALDQVEGGAQILDVNMDEGMIDGKEAMVKFLNLIASEPDISRIPVMIDSSKWEIIEAGLKCVQGKAVVNSISMKEGEEKFIEQASLIKKFGAATVVMAFDKKGQADTYQRRIEICKKSYDILTQKVKFPAQDIIFDPNIFPIATGIEEHNNYALDFFKATKWIKENLPGAHVSGGVSNVSFSFRGNNAVREAMHSAFLYHAIKAGMDMGIVNPTMLEVYDNIPKDLLERVEDVLLNRRDDATERLLDFAESYKSEGKVKVKDDAWRKESVEKRLEHALVKGVIEFIEADIEEARQKFDRPIQVIEGPLMDGMNVVGDLFGSGKMFLPQVVKSARVMKKGVAYLLPFIEAEKSEKRQAAGRVLMATVKGDVHDIGKNIVGVVLGCNNYEVIDMGVMVPPEKILAAAKEHNVDIIGLSGLITPSLDEMVHLAKELQKADFDIPLLIGGATTSKMHTAVKIEQNYLNAPTVHVLDASRSVTVVESLLAHKKEAFVKALKAEYEMMRERHKSQQETKNYISLEKARGNRVDIDWEDSQIDVPDNLQQIVFEDFDLKEIAAYIDWTPFFQTWQLKGRYPKIFEDETVGTEAKKLFDDAQDMLQKIIDEKWLIAKATFKLFPANSDGDDVIVYADENREEVKTKLHFLRQQNKKAAGRPNFCLSDFIAPKDSGKADYIGAFAVTAGLNIDAQLEKYKADHDDYNSILLKALADRLAEALAELLHSKVRKEYWGYDGSEQLSNEDLIREKYRGIRPAPGYPACPEHTEKGTLWNLLDVENKVGIQLTESFAMWPAASVSGWYLAHPEAKYFGLGKIGKDQVEDYAQRKGWDLEKAEKWLAPVLNY
- a CDS encoding type II toxin-antitoxin system HicB family antitoxin — encoded protein: MKTIKKGNSIHLPILVEIDEDGMYIVSCPVFKACHSYGKTVDEAIENIKEVIEMCMEEEKPSNLNRFIGFRELELIA
- a CDS encoding phage holin family protein, producing MSKRKDIVDISSESKELLQRYIRNRMDAYKLDMAERVTKINTFLLIAFFFTFLGYIVLLFLSLAAALQIGDLLNSLPLGFIIMAGVWLLILLGLYAFRKKLIELPMLRWMIALMFQKNQ
- a CDS encoding YtxH domain-containing protein, with the protein product MSNSEKKKQTSNYGIPWGFLAGMAVGVATGLYINSKAGKEKRRQLNEKISDWEAELETKMKNSFEEIKNDVLSGKKDSKSKADEKSQKESSKAKA